The genomic window TGGGTCGTGTGCACCAATCCTGCCGTATCTTTGCCTGAGCTTAGGAAGGTTGAAGAGGCTCTCAGCAGGGTCTTCTTGGTCGTTCAGGATGCCTACTGGAACGACACCTGTGAGTTCGCGAACCTCATACTACCCGCTTCGCAGGTAGGAGAGAAGGAGGGTGTAATGACGGATTCGGACAGGACGATAACCTTCTGTGAGAAGTTCTCCGAGCCTTACGGGGAGTCCAAACCCGACTGGCTCATATTCACCGAGCTCGCCAAGGCAATGGAAGCTTCAGAGTTATTCCCCTACTCATCTCCGAAGGAGATATTTGAGGAGTTCAAAGAATCAACTAAGGGAAGGCTCTGCGACGTAAGCGACCTTTCTTACGAAAAGCTCCCCGCAAGGTGGGGCAGGAGGTGGCTTTACGAGGACCTGAGGTTCCCCACCGAGAGCGGAAGGGCGAGGTTCCACCCTGCCAAGTTTGATATAGCTACAGAGGAGGGTGAGTTTATACTCCTTACCGGAAGGCTCAAGAACAACTGGCACACGATGACCAAGACCGGGAAGAGCCCCGAACTTCTTAAGGGAGAGGTTCCGCCCTTCGTCCTAATGAACCCCAAGGACGCCGAGGAGTTAGGGGTAGAGGAGGGGGAGGAGATAGTTCTGAGCGCCAAGGGGAAGGAGATAACTAGGATAGTTAGGCTTGGGAACGTGAAGAGGGGTCACATCTTCGCTCCCTTCGGTTATCCGAGAGAGTTCGGAGAGCCCACGAATTTTCTAGTTTCAGACAAAACTGACCCCCTATCAAAGGAGCCCGACCTGAAGTATGCGGGGGTGAGGGTGAGAGTGGCAAAGCTAATGACGTCTTGACGTCAAGACGTCAAACTCTATCTTTAAACCTATGAAGAAGGTAGCTACCACCCTCAGACTTGATGAGGAGAAGGCAAGGCTTCTTAGGGCATTAGCTGGTTACGAGGGTAGGAGGATAAACGATATACTGAACGAACTGGTAGATGAGTATATAAACAGACATAAAGAGACCCTTGAACTCCTTTCTATACCAGGTTTTCTGGAAGAGTGTAGGGAAGGACTTGAGGAGATAAAAAGGGGAGGAGGTAAGACACTGAATGAGCTGGACGATTAAGTTCTCCTCCACCACCGAGAAAAAATACAGGAAGCTGGACAGAAACACAAAAAAGAGGATAAAGAACTCCCTTGAAGAACTGGGTGAGAGCGATGACCTATCGGTTCACAGACACGTCAAACCACTTGTGGGAAAGCTCAAAGGATTTTATTGGTTAAGGGTAGGAGACTTCAGAGTGATATTCACCCTCATACCAGAGGAGAGGATAATCGCCGTGGTAAATATGGCTCCGAAAGGCGAAGCTTATAAACTCTAAAGCACCCTCAGTTCATCTCCCACCCTCAAAATTCCTCCCTCAAGGACGTTGGTGTTTACACAGAGCCGGTAGAAGGTGTCCTCAAACCTGCTCTTAGGAGACCAATCAGGGAGGGTCTCCTTTCTCTTCTCTACGAAGGTCTTTACAAAGCCCTTGAGCTCCTCTCCCGTAAAGGGGTCTCTCGTCGGGACGGGACACCTCTTGGATATTCCCTCACCGCTAAGCAGAACCTCCCCCACGTAGAACTTTTTCGGAAAATCCTCCCCTACGAGAAAATCTTCCCAGAATGCCGGCACACCGTTTATCTCCAGGTTAGCTCTAAAACGTCTCCTGACGTTCTCTTCCTCCAGTCCGAACCAATTGGCTATTTCCCTGAGGGTTGCCGTGCTAACGAGTGTGGGTCCGTGAGCCTTCCTGTCATCGGGAAAGCCCTCTTCAGACCTCTTCAGAAACACCCTATATCCGAAGACCTCAGAGAAGAAGTCTTCAATTGCTTTGGTTTCCTCAAAGGTAAACTCGTAAACCTTCCCCTCGTATTTGAACCTGAAGACCTGTGTTTCAAAGTCCACCTCGCTCCTTATCCTGTGAACCCTCTTCTCCCTCTTTCCGCTTATTACGTTCCCTTCTTCATCGTGCAGGGCGAACTCCCTGTCGTGCTCAAGCGAACCTGAGGGTACTATCCTTGCCGATTGAACCTCCACGGGGTCTAACCCTTTGATGGGGAATATCCGTATCCTTGCGAGAAAGGGACTGCTCTTCATTTCGGTAATTTTATCCCGTACTTCTGTATTCGGTAGCTCACCTGCCTCGGTGTCATCCCGAGCCTCTTAGCCGCTTCCTTTATCACGAAACCGCTCTCCTCAAGCGCCTTCTCTATGAGCTTCTTCTCCACGTCCCAGATGGACTCTCCGTTGAGGGGTGGTGCAAAGCTTTTTATATCCCTCCTGCCTGTGTTCCTTATTTCAGGAGGGAGGTCCTCTTCTGTTAAAACGCCGTCGGCGTCTAATATGACCATCCTCTCCACCACGTTCTGTAGCTCTCTCACGTTCCCCTTCCACTCGTATCCCATGAAGGCGTCCATCACCTCAGGTGAGATGGAGACCTCC from Hydrogenivirga caldilitoris includes these protein-coding regions:
- a CDS encoding type II toxin-antitoxin system RelE family toxin, encoding MSWTIKFSSTTEKKYRKLDRNTKKRIKNSLEELGESDDLSVHRHVKPLVGKLKGFYWLRVGDFRVIFTLIPEERIIAVVNMAPKGEAYKL
- a CDS encoding MOSC domain-containing protein, with translation MKSSPFLARIRIFPIKGLDPVEVQSARIVPSGSLEHDREFALHDEEGNVISGKREKRVHRIRSEVDFETQVFRFKYEGKVYEFTFEETKAIEDFFSEVFGYRVFLKRSEEGFPDDRKAHGPTLVSTATLREIANWFGLEEENVRRRFRANLEINGVPAFWEDFLVGEDFPKKFYVGEVLLSGEGISKRCPVPTRDPFTGEELKGFVKTFVEKRKETLPDWSPKSRFEDTFYRLCVNTNVLEGGILRVGDELRVL